The sequence below is a genomic window from Nostoc flagelliforme CCNUN1.
TCCGCTTATAGCGATAATCACGAACACGGTTTGCCGTACCCGGAGAAACAATTTCAATCACTAATGCAGGCGGCGGCATATCACGGGTGAGAGTAGCACGAGTAGCACCGATAAGGGCAGTATAAGATTCTTCTGTGTGAACCATTAAGTCAGGTAAACGACATCTCGCCCGTCGCCCCGCCACCTCAATTTCTGTATCCTTGTGAGCAACTAAATAAAAGGGGAAATGTTTTAGTAGTTCAACGAATAGAAATCTTGCCAGATTGCTATTTTCCTGACTTTCTGGTGGCATCTCGACTAGTTCTCCATCCACCAACTCATAGCGGGTGTCTGTACCATCGTCATAGGTAAGATACTCCTCAAAGGTCAGGAGTTTTTGAGTTTTCGTCGTTTGGGTCATTTGCTTTGCCTTCTTATCGCTCTGCTTTTTAATACTAAGTAGAAAAAATATAGTTTCTTTGGTATGTTTTTCCTGTTGTTAATAAAAAAGACGCAAATACTTCACATTCTTTAACAATTTCCCCAAGTGGTGTTGTTACAATTCCCAGGAGAGGATAACCCTACATAGGTTTGAGGCTTAGAGGTTGTTTGAAAAGTAGTTGGCTGTGATTTTAGCCACTAACTGATCCCCCCTAGCCCCCCTTTTTAAGCGGGGAACCGGAATCAAAGTCCCCCAATTTATCGGGGGATTTAGGGGGATCTAGAACGTTTTGTTACCGACAATAAAACTTTTCAAACATCCTCTAAGAGGATATCTGAACACCCCTTAATCCCCTCTCCAAAACATCGGGGAGCGGAGGCAAAGCATAATTTTCTATGCAGGTTTCCCATTCTTATCTGATGCTTGTTCTGCAATATTTTTTAAGCGGCTCGCTCTCATTTTGCGGACGCGATCGCTATTTCGAACTCCACCCGCCATTTCATATTCAGCGCTGTCTTTACCATACTTGATAGCAACCACCATTAACATTTTCTCAGAAAGCTGCCTCAAGTTTTTTTCCATCTCTTCAACTTCTGTTAAAGAAGAGTCAACTATAGCCAGGGCGCTATTATGAACATCAAGTTTGTTACGTAACTGTTCGATTGACTCAATCAGTTTTTCTAAAGTATAATCTTGTTCAAATTTAATGCTTGGAACAATCGATTTCATCCCAGATGCTCTTAATTCAACTTTTTCTAAAACACGGGATGTACGTTTTTGACGAGACATAAATTTTCTCTTTTAAGATACTTCTAGAGCTAGCTTGCCTCAATTAAGCCCGATTCCGCTTCAGCATAAATCGCAATTTCTGATAATAAAATTTTTTAGCTTATCTCAGTAATACTTCGGTATATAATTACTCATATAAGAAGGTAAGAGGTAGCAAACATAGGAGTAGTCGCTACAGACTTGGGAATAGTCGCTACAGACTTGGGAGTAGTCGCTACAGACTTGGGAGTAGTCGCTACAGACTTAGGAGTAGTCGCTACAGACTTGGGAGTAGTCGCTACAGACTTGAGAGTAGTCGCTACAGACTTGGGAGTAGTCGCTACAGACTTGAGAGTAGCCACTACAGTATTCTATATAGCAATATGCTTGGGTTAAGGATTTTTGGTATTGATTTTAGGTATGTAGAGACGTTGCAATTGCTAGTCTCTACAAATGATTTGGGGCTGAACTGAACTGTATTGAGCTATAATTGCCCTAGCTTTACTTGCAATCGTTTATTCCTATGAGCCAACTGCTAACACTGGAATTAAGTGATGATGTCTATGCAGCTTTGCAGCAGCAAGCTGATGCCATCGGGCTTTCGGTAGCAGAATTGATTGTGACATCTCTTGATGGGCAGCATCGTCTTCTGACTGGTGCAAAGCTACAACCAGAAGTTCAGCCAGAAGAAGCACATCAACGTTTACTTAGTTATGCAGGTGCAATTAGCTTGGGTTATGCCACAGGTATAGATAACGAAAGCATTGATGCTGACTTGGCAAAAGCTTACACCAATGAATTTTAAGCATTGGAATGTAGATTATGCTGCTTGATACGTCAGGATTGCTCTGCTTTCTCCATAAAGATGAGTCACAACATGAAAGGGCAGTTGAACTGATTGCTACTACAAGCAGAATTCGGCTTACGCACAACTATATTCTAGCAGAATTACTGGCTCTAGCATTAGTTCGAGGCTTTTCCCGTTCAATTGTACTGTCATACAGCCTTGAACTAATCAACAATTCTAACGTTCAAATCGTATGGGTTGATGAGCCGCTACATCGAGAAGCAATAAATTGACAGGATAAAACCTATTCGTTATGTGACGCTGTAAGCTTTGTATTAATGCGTAGGCAAGGAATTATGGAGGCATTAACAACTGATAAACACTTTGAGCAAGAAGGTTTTACTCGTTTGTTGGGGCAATAGGCTAATACTGCGTTGCGCCTCTGGGTGAAATTTTCAAATACAGGTAATTTCTAATGCTAAAAATTTCTAACCTCAACGTTTACTACGGTGAAAGCCATATTCTCCGCAATGTAGATTTAAGCGTACCATCTGGGCAAATGGTATGCCTAATTGGACGCAATGGCGTAGGGAAATCGACATTACTAAAAACAATTATGGGTTTACTCAAACCCCGTAGCGGTACAATTAACTTAGGTGGAGAATTAATCAACTCGAAATCTCCTGACCAAAGGGCAAAGTTAGGAATTGGTTATGTCCCTCAAGGACGAGAAATTATCCCCCGTTTAACAGTCAAAGAAAATCTGCTGCTGGGGTTGGAAGCTAGACGCAAATCAGTAAAAAAAGCAGAAATTCCAGAGGAAGTTTTTAGCTTATTTCCGGTGTTAAAAACCATGCTTTCGCGGATGGGTGGTGATTTGAGTGGGGGACAGCAGCAACAATTAGCGATCGCACGTGCTTTAATGGGAGAGCCTCAATTACTCGTCTTAGATGAACCCACCGAAGGTATTCAACCCTCAATCATCCTAGAAATTGAAGCCGCAGTCCGTCGCATCGTCGAAACCACAGGCATTTCAGTTTTATTGGTAGAGCAACATTTACACTTTGTTCGTCAAGCTGATTACTATTACGCTATGCAAAAAGGTGGTATTGTCGCCTCCGGTTCCACAGCCGAACTCAGCCAAGATGTGATTCAACGCTTTCTAGCTGTTTAATTTTTGATATTTCTATATCAATAGTGTCGGAAGCAATCAAGTCTGCGGCTTCTTGTAAAAGCTCATGTTGTTCCTTTTGAATGGCTTCTAAACGACTAGAAATTTCTGCTAATCTTTGTTGCTTACTTGGTTGAAAATTTTCAGGTAACAAAGCTGGCAGGTTATCAATTGTTTTAGTAGCTGTCATTCGTTGAACTGCCAAACTACCAACTTTAGTTAAGGATAGAAAACTAACTTTAATCAAAGTCTGAAGCAATTTTAACGGAACTTTGAGTATTGACCAACTAGCTGTTTCAATCAAGCGGACGATTGCTTTGATGATGCTCCAGATTAAAGCAAGTGCAAACAGCAAAATCACTATACTAATAATTGGGTGATTAGTCGCCCAACCTAGTATTTGAACTAACCTAAATAATATCGGATGTTGTGTCAGCCAATCACTTGCAGAAGATGCGATCGCATCTTTAACTGCTCCCGATGTTGTACTCTTAAATTTATCAGCAGTTTGCCAAGTTTCCTCTAAACTTGTTGTAACTGTATCAATTGCTTTATCAGTTGTTGTAGTTGCTGTTGCCTTCAAAGACTCCCCAACTTGTTGTGCTGAGTTACTTAGAGAGTTAACATTTTCACCTACAAAATCTTTCACATTTTGTAAGCGTTGCAAAACTCCGTTAGGCAAATGTATGTCTATTTGGGATGCCATAAAATATTTCACCGAGGTTGAAATCTAACCCGCAACCCATCTTTAGGACGATTAGTGGGAACCATAACTACCTCTAAACGTTGGTTGGGTAATATCTCCCAATGATAACTACGTAGAAGATGAGTAGCAACAATCTTCATAACCTAAAATGTAGGTTAGGCGAAGGCGTAACCATTGGTGTCAACTGAAGCGAGAAATAGCTTAACTGTTGGCTGACTCACCCGCCTGGAACTAAAGTTCCAGGCTAATAGCTAAAGTCTACTGAAGTAGACTAAAGATTTTTTGGATTATTTAGTTATCTTTAGATGACTTTCGCTATTAGCAAGGAACTTTAGTTCCTTGTGGGACATGAGTTTTGGGTAAAGTTGACACGTATGAGCCGTAACGCACCAATTCGCTTGGTGCGCTACACTTGTCTGTCTCGTTGAAGCAGAAGATGGTTAACCCAAGGCGGACTTTAACTCACTTTCGGCTTTTTCCAACGCTTCTGGTAATTTACTCGCATCCCGTCCGCCGGCTTGGGCTAAGTTCGGTCTTCCACCGCCACCGCCACCGCAGATTTTAGCGATCGCACCTACAAATTTCCCAGCTTGCAAACCTTTTTTGTTCACTTCAGAACTAAAAGCCGCAACTATACTAACTTTCCCCTGTTCAGGAACGGAACCCAGCACCACTGCACCGTTACCGATTTTTTGCAGTAAGCGTTCGGCTGCGGTTTTCAATGATTCTGGATCAACATCTTCTAATTGGGCGACAATAATTTTAGAATCGCCTACAGTTTGGGCTGTTTGCAGCAAGCTGTCAGATTTTGCGATCGCTAACTGTACCTTTAAGGTTTCCAATTCCTTCTGACTGGTTCTCAGTTCGCTTTGCAGACTTGTGATTCTGTCTGGTAATTCTTCGGGTTTAACTTTAAAGCGATCGCTCAAATCTTTAACTACTTTATCCCGAAGGTTGAGATAATCTAGTATTGCTGGCCCCGAAACAGCTTCAATACGCCGCACTCCTGAAGCCACACCAGCTTCAGAAATAATTTTAAATACGCCAATTTCAGCCGTGTTACTCACATGAGTTCCACCGCATAATTCCATTGATACGTTGGGGAAGTCAATCACGCGCACTTCGTCGCCGTATTTTTCGCCAAACATGGCAACAGCACCCCTAGCTTTTGCCTCTGCTAAAGGTAATACTTCCACTTTTGCAGCATGTGCTTCAGCAATCCAAGTGTTCACCTGTTCTTCAATTTGTTGCACTTCCTCTGCTGTCAACGCACGGGGACAGTTGAAGTCAAAGCGCAACCTATCAAAGGACACTAGGGAACCAGCTTGAGATATGCTATCATCAACAATTTTTTTCAAAGCTGCTTGTAACAGGTGCGTTGCGGTATGGTTAGCTTGAGCGCGACGGCGACAAGCCGGATCAATTTGGGCTGTAACATGATCGCCTACGCGCAGTGTACCGCGTTCGATGCGTCCGAAGTGAACAAAGAAATCAGATTCTTTCTTCACATCTTCCACCCGAACTACAATACCATCACCAGAAATATAACCGCGATCGCCGATTTGTCCCCCAGATTCGCCATAAAATGGCGTTTTGTCAAGGACAATTTGCACCTCTGTCCCCACTTCTGCTTCCTCTTGAGAAACACCTTCTACCAAAATCGCTTCGACTTTTGCCGTTGCCGCCGATTGGGTATAGCCTATAAACTCAGTGACTTGAATGTGTTCTGCTAATTTATCGAGGGAACCTTGCACAGTTAAATCGATGGTTTCGTGTGCTGCTTTGGCACGTTCCACCTGCTTTTGCATTTCCGCATCGAATCCCGCTTCATCAACTGTGAGATTATTTTCTTCGGCAACCTCTTGAGTAAGTTCTAGGGGAAATCCGTAGGTGTCATAAAGAGTAAATGCGCTTTCACCACTAATTTGAGTTTCCCCTCGCTGTTTCACCTCTTGGATAATTTCTTCTAGCAGTTTTTCGCCTCTATCCAGAGTTCTGAGAAAATTCGATTCTTCCCGTTGCAGTTCAGCTTTAATTGCTGCTTCCCGTTGGCGCACATTGGGGTAAGCTGATTCAGAAAGAGCGATCGCAGTTTCGGCAACTTGGGTAGTAAATTCGCCAGAAATCCCAATTAATCGCCCATGACGCACCACGCGCCGAATTAACCGCCGCAGCACATAACCCCGTCCCACGTTGGAAGCGCGAATTTCATCAGCGATCATGTGGACAACAGAACGAACGTGATCACCAATAACTTTTAAAGAAACTTTGGTTTTCTCATCACTTTTGTGGTATTCAATGCCAGCAATTTCGGCTGCTGTTTGAATAATTGGAAAAATCAGGTCAGTTTCGTAGTTATTGGGTACTTTTTGGAGGATTTGCGCTATTCTCTCCAAACCCATACCGGTGTCGATGTTCTTGTTTTGCAGTGGCGTTAAATTGCCTGACGCATCCCGGTTATATTGCATGAACACGAGATTGTAAAACTCAATGAACCGGGAATCGTCTTCTAAATCTATATTTTCGTCACCGCGTTCTGGGTGGAAATCGTAATAAATTTCTGAACAAGGGCCACAAGGCCCAGTCGGCCCAGATACCCAAAAGTTATCGTCTTCGCCCAAGCGTTTAATTCTCGCTATCGGCACACCGATTTGATCGCGCCAAATTCCAAAGGCTTCATCATCATCTTTAAAAACGCTGACGACGAGATTTTGCGGGGAAATGCCAAAGACTTGTGTGGAGATTTCCCAACCCCAAGCGATCGCTTGTTCTTTAAAATAATCACCAAAGCTAAAATTGCCCAGCATCTCAAAAAACGTCTGATGCCGTTTGGTGCGTCCAACATTTTCGATATCGTTGGTACGGATACACTTTTGCGAAGTCGTAGCCCGCTTAAATTCTGGTGTACGCTGCCCCAAGAATATCGGCTTAAATGGTAGCATCCCCGCGATCGTCAGCAGCACGGTTGGATCTTCTGGCACGAGGGAGGCACTTGGGAGAATTTGGTGATTCCGTTGGGCAAAGAAGTCGAGAAATATGTTGCGAATTTCGTTACCGCTTAAGTACTGAGGATTTGAAGACATAGGTATTTTTAACTTTAGACTTTAGACTTGGGCGTAGCGGCAGCAGATAGGTGTATTTTCATTAATAGCTTTATATATTCTTGCATTTTGTTTCATATTACTGCCAGCGAATTGTGCCAGTCGATGACATGTATGCAGCTACTATGATCTTCTCAAACTACTACTGTACTTTACTTTGGCAGGATGCGCGATTGCATTTTGGTCTTTAAAATTAATCCTTAAGAAATACTTTAAAAATGCTATACTAGGGTAACAAATGGCACTATAACAAAAAGTATCAAATATTGCTGGTGAGGCATGTGCAGAAATAATTAGTGAATCCATCCACGTTATGGAACTAAGTCCAAGATGGATATCGGTGTTAATGGTAAAACTGTCACGGTGGAATCCGCAGCTTCTGAAGAGTCAGTCAAACAGGTAATTGTTCCTGCTGGTTATGCTGTTGAGGGTTATTGATCGGGTTCTAGCTTTTCACATAAGTTGAGATTTTCATATCTTAGGGTACGCTAACAAAATTTTTTATATTTCATTTTTCTACTTGAGAAGAAAATTATCTATCTAATGTGACCTTTTTTAGAAAGTATTTATTTCGCTAATTCCATCAAGAAAATAATACTTAAGAAACTACATGAATAGTTTTTATACATCTGAAAATATCCAGTGTTTTTACTGTTTTAAAAGCATACTGTAAAGAAGACATTAGTTGTCAGAAGAGGAGTTTTCAGAAACTGTAGTAGTAAAGCTAAAGTCTGAAAAGGAGATTACAGTTGGAAAAATATTGTGATTCGGCGTCAAAAAAATAATATATCATCAGCAACCATAATATAACTCAACCTAAAAAAGCATATTTGGTATTAGCCAATAAGAGCAGCAAGTCTTAGTAAGTTAATCTCTCTAAAAGTTAAATAGGGTAAAAATAAAGCAATGAATATTTCTATTCTGGTCTTTGGAAAAAATAACTTTATCGCCACACTTCCAGATCAGATTCGTTATGCGACTGCTTTTAGTGTAGAAGTTAAGGAGAAAGTCTGTTGCATCGTGCCGATCAATGCTTGCTACAAGCTAAAACTACTGGACGTAATCGGGTTATTGCCTCGAACTATTTATCTCATGTCCCACATCTAAAAGTTGTTTCCTCTTAAAAGTTGGTATTGGGTATTGGGCATTGGGCATTGGGCATTGGGCATTGGGCATTGGGCAATAATCAATAGTTATTCTCTTCTCCCCTAACTCCTAACTCCTAACTCCTAACTCCTAACTCCTAACTCCTAACTCCTAACTCCTAACTCCTAACTCCTAACTCCTAACTCCTAACTCCTAACTCCTAACTCCTAACTCCGCATGACAATCTTGTACCGAAGTGCGTTGTCGCATGGCATTAACTAAAGCCTCGTAGCTAGACCAATTTTCTTGCAGTAGGGTTTTTGCCTGGAGGGTATGAAACCGCAGTTTCTGCTGATAAACTGATTCAGAAAATCCCAACATTGTCAAGACTCCTATCAGCTTATTTTTATCATCGCCTCCCCCCTCAGCATTATTAAAAACTAGGGTTTCAGCAGCAATACCCGCCATCCAAACAGTGCAGTAGCGGTCTAGCATTTGGGCAGTGATTTTACCCACTTCTAGTTGAGATGCTAATTCGCCGTCATCAAAGCTAACGCCACCTTGCCCAGGTTGCCCCTGTTTCCAGGCTTCCCAAGCGCTGAGGGTGTAGCCGGTAACGGGAATACCTAATAGGTAAGCAACCAAGAAATGCCCTGCTTCGTGGTGGACGATGCGATCGCGGTGTTCACTTGAAAAACCAGCAATCCAATCTAAAAAGATAGTACCACCCTTGCCTTGCAAGCTAAAACTGTCAAAAGTGGCTATTCCCAAAATAGCGAAGGTAGCGATCGCCGGTACTGCTGGTGATAAATTCAAGAATGGCCCCAGCAGTACCGATAGAGTCATCAGAAAGATAGATATTGCAACTAAATTTAGGCTAGTCTGGCTCATTGAGAGTTTTTTGAATGCAGCTTAATCTTTTTTTATTATCAGGCGATGTCTACGACCGACTACGCCCACGCACAGCTATTGTATCAAGGTGGTTGTAGCGATCGCTTAATTTTTTAGTCTCACACCTAATTAAATTACTGGCATTGTAACGGATGTTTTCTCTATCACTAGAATGATGGCTGCTTTTCCAGTCGCAGACATAATGTGACCTTAGTAGGTATAAAACATCAAACAGGAGACGAATGTGGCAGAACAATTCAAAAAGGGCGATCGGGTTGAATGGAACACTTCACAAGGCAAGACAACTGGCAAAGTAGTAAAGAAACTCACTTCACCTACAGATATTAAAGAACACCATATCGCTGCAAGTGAAGATAACCCTGAATACTTAGTTGAAAGTGATAAGACAGGAAAACAAGCTGCTCACAAGCCTGATGCTCTGAAGAAAGTAGAGGAGTAATAGTTAATTATAAGCAAATATATCAACTAATGGTGCCGTACTCAATCTCGCTACGGCATCCTACAATCTAAAATCCAAAATCCAAAATCTTTTAGGCAATTACTTCGGTAGTTAGAGGACCGTTAACGCCGTTTATTCTAGCAATTTCAACGGAGCCAAATTGCGAACCGCTACCATCTCTGTCGAAGAATAGAATCGAGCTATTGATGTCAAATCTAAAGCGTTGGTTGGTATTGGTGAAAGCACTACCGAGCCTGAATTGAGAAGCTTGTAATTGCCCTACTTGGAGTTCACCTCCGAATCCAGATGCGGAGACTTGGATTTTATCACCTTGAGATGCATTTAAGTCGTTGATAATATCGCCACCCTCTAAAGCACTGTTGTAACGGAAGATATCAGCTCCTGCTCCACCAGTTAAGATATCTTTACCCAATCCGCCAATCAGAATATCATTACCATCTCCACCATTAAGGTTGTCATCTCCATTCAGGGCATCGATTACATCGTTGTTGAGTGTACCGTTAAGAACATTGTTTCCAGAGGTTCCAGTGATAATAGCCATAATTATTTATGAGGTAATTGGTGTTTTAAGTTACAAGGTCTGAAAATTAAAGATATGCTTACCTATCGCAAGGATGCAGTACTTTCTTGTAAGCATGTGTGTATTGTAAATATACAATATTTTTTCCGGCTGCAAACAGCAACTTGCTGATTTTTACCTCAATCGGCAATTTTAACTTCAGGATTGTGCAATCGATAGCAGATAGCCTTGTCAAATAAAACCCGCTTGAATGATTCATCTAGGCTGATAGTCGTTTCACCACTACCCAGAAACAAGTAGCCATCTGGCCTTAATTGCTGCTTGATCTTTTTTAGCAAGGCTTTCTTGGTAACAACATCAAAGTAAATTAAAACATTCCGTAAAAAGATAACGTCGAATTGCGGCAGAGATGACCAAGATTGCAAAAGATTTAACTGACGAAAATCAACCATTTGGCGGATTTGTTCTTTTATTTGCCAGTCAGTTTCTAGCTTTTGAAAGTAGCGATCGCGAATATTTTTAGTGAGTCCACGATTAATTTCAAGTTGGTTATAATGCCCCTCGCGGGCCCGCGCTAAAACCTTAGTAGAAAAATCAGTAGCAATTAAATTTACAGACCAATTGGGAAGCATGGGAAAATGCTCATGAATTAGTATGGCGATGCTATAAGGTTCTTGTCCATTAGAGCAGGCAGCACACCAAATGTTGAGCGATCGCTCACTTTCTCGTTGTTTAATTAGCTCTGGTAGCACGTATTTTTTCAGCGCTTCAAAAGGGTGGCTATCACGGAAGAATGAGGTTTCGTTAGTGACTAGCGCCTCGATTGTCTGGGCGTGAAGACTATCAAACGGGTGAGTTCGCAAGTAAGTAACCAAATCAGGAATGGAAGCGAATCCTGCCGATTCGATAATTGGCTGCAAATGTAACTCTGCTAAATAGCTTTTATCACCAAACAACACAACGGCTGAATGATGGTGAACTAACTCCCGAAGATACTCAAAATCAGTGGTACTTACACCCATAATCTGTGTCATTACAGGTCTGAAGGAGGAACTTGATTTAAACGAATTCTGTGCATAATTTCATCTGCGATTTGGTTAAGTGGAAGAATTTTATTGGCAAGTCCGGCATTAACGACAAAACTAGGCATTCCCCACACGACGCTAGTAGCTTTATCTTGTGCAAGTACCTGTCCACCCGCCTCACGTATGCACTGACACCCATGCAACCCATCTTGCCCCATACCTGTGAGGATAACAGCGATCGCCCCAGCCCCATAAACCTGTGCAACCGATCGCAACAGCACATCGACTGAAGGACGACAAGAATTTTCGGGGGATGCTTGATGGGTAACAAGTCGAACTCCAGTTTTGTCGCGTTGCACGATTAGATGAAAATCTCCTGGTGCAAGCCAGGCATGTCCCGGTTTTAGTATCTGTCCAGAAACCGCTTCATCTACTGGAATTTGACACTTGGAAGCTAATTGTTTAGCTAGTAGTTTCGTAAACATTGGCGGCATGTGTTGCACAATCAAAATTGGTACTGATAAATCTGCTGGAAACTCCTTAAGCAGGACAGCCAGAGCATTTGGGCCTCCGGTAGAAACCCCAATTGCCACAACTTTCACCTGCTGTATGTCGCTACGAACAGGAAAAATAACTGGATGGGTAATTTTGCTGGGTGTGAAAAATGTACCAAATACCTTAATTTTAGGAATTAAATCATCCCGAATATGTTGGGTTGCTGCTTCTACACTTCCTAAGTTACTAGGTTTTGTGGCATAGTCTGAAGCACCTAAAGAAAGAGCTTCTAGGGTTGCGATCGCTCCACTGTGTGTGAAGGTACTATACATAATCACTGGTAAGCGTGGATATATTTGTCGGATAGCGGCCAGGGTTTGCAAACCATCCATTTCCGGCATCTCAATATCCAAGATGATCACATCGGGATTAACATGGGAAATCTTGGCAAGGGCAATGCGACCGTTAGCCGCGACTCCTACCACCTCCAATTCTGGATCGCTAGACAAAATTTTACTTACTCGACTCCGTACTACTACGGCGTCATCAACAATTAGTACCCGGATTTTGGGCATTAGGTATTGGGGATTGGGGAATGGAGGCAGGGGGCAGGGGAGCAGGGGGCAGGGGAGTAATGTTTTTATGCTTGTTCACGAGTATCAAAGACTCGTTAATGGAGTTCAAAGACTCATTAATGAAGTTCAAAGACTCATTAATGGAGTTCAAAGACTCATTAATGGAGTTCAAAGACTCATTAATGGAGTGCAAAGGCTCATTAATGGAGTTCAAAGGCTCATTAATGGAGTTCAAAGGCTCATTGTTGCATTCTAAAATATATCTGTTGGCTTCCTCACCCGCCTGGAACTAAAGTTCAAGGCTAACAGCTAAAGTCTACTGAAGTAGACTAAAGATTTTTAGGTATATTTAGTCATCTGAAGAT
It includes:
- a CDS encoding CheR family methyltransferase, which produces MTQIMGVSTTDFEYLRELVHHHSAVVLFGDKSYLAELHLQPIIESAGFASIPDLVTYLRTHPFDSLHAQTIEALVTNETSFFRDSHPFEALKKYVLPELIKQRESERSLNIWCAACSNGQEPYSIAILIHEHFPMLPNWSVNLIATDFSTKVLARAREGHYNQLEINRGLTKNIRDRYFQKLETDWQIKEQIRQMVDFRQLNLLQSWSSLPQFDVIFLRNVLIYFDVVTKKALLKKIKQQLRPDGYLFLGSGETTISLDESFKRVLFDKAICYRLHNPEVKIAD
- the alaS gene encoding alanine--tRNA ligase, which produces MSSNPQYLSGNEIRNIFLDFFAQRNHQILPSASLVPEDPTVLLTIAGMLPFKPIFLGQRTPEFKRATTSQKCIRTNDIENVGRTKRHQTFFEMLGNFSFGDYFKEQAIAWGWEISTQVFGISPQNLVVSVFKDDDEAFGIWRDQIGVPIARIKRLGEDDNFWVSGPTGPCGPCSEIYYDFHPERGDENIDLEDDSRFIEFYNLVFMQYNRDASGNLTPLQNKNIDTGMGLERIAQILQKVPNNYETDLIFPIIQTAAEIAGIEYHKSDEKTKVSLKVIGDHVRSVVHMIADEIRASNVGRGYVLRRLIRRVVRHGRLIGISGEFTTQVAETAIALSESAYPNVRQREAAIKAELQREESNFLRTLDRGEKLLEEIIQEVKQRGETQISGESAFTLYDTYGFPLELTQEVAEENNLTVDEAGFDAEMQKQVERAKAAHETIDLTVQGSLDKLAEHIQVTEFIGYTQSAATAKVEAILVEGVSQEEAEVGTEVQIVLDKTPFYGESGGQIGDRGYISGDGIVVRVEDVKKESDFFVHFGRIERGTLRVGDHVTAQIDPACRRRAQANHTATHLLQAALKKIVDDSISQAGSLVSFDRLRFDFNCPRALTAEEVQQIEEQVNTWIAEAHAAKVEVLPLAEAKARGAVAMFGEKYGDEVRVIDFPNVSMELCGGTHVSNTAEIGVFKIISEAGVASGVRRIEAVSGPAILDYLNLRDKVVKDLSDRFKVKPEELPDRITSLQSELRTSQKELETLKVQLAIAKSDSLLQTAQTVGDSKIIVAQLEDVDPESLKTAAERLLQKIGNGAVVLGSVPEQGKVSIVAAFSSEVNKKGLQAGKFVGAIAKICGGGGGGRPNLAQAGGRDASKLPEALEKAESELKSALG
- a CDS encoding hypervirulence associated TUDOR domain-containing protein; the protein is MAEQFKKGDRVEWNTSQGKTTGKVVKKLTSPTDIKEHHIAASEDNPEYLVESDKTGKQAAHKPDALKKVEE
- a CDS encoding calcium-binding protein, producing the protein MAIITGTSGNNVLNGTLNNDVIDALNGDDNLNGGDGNDILIGGLGKDILTGGAGADIFRYNSALEGGDIINDLNASQGDKIQVSASGFGGELQVGQLQASQFRLGSAFTNTNQRFRFDINSSILFFDRDGSGSQFGSVEIARINGVNGPLTTEVIA
- the urtE gene encoding urea ABC transporter ATP-binding subunit UrtE; the protein is MLKISNLNVYYGESHILRNVDLSVPSGQMVCLIGRNGVGKSTLLKTIMGLLKPRSGTINLGGELINSKSPDQRAKLGIGYVPQGREIIPRLTVKENLLLGLEARRKSVKKAEIPEEVFSLFPVLKTMLSRMGGDLSGGQQQQLAIARALMGEPQLLVLDEPTEGIQPSIILEIEAAVRRIVETTGISVLLVEQHLHFVRQADYYYAMQKGGIVASGSTAELSQDVIQRFLAV
- a CDS encoding ATP-dependent Zn protease, which translates into the protein MSQTSLNLVAISIFLMTLSVLLGPFLNLSPAVPAIATFAILGIATFDSFSLQGKGGTIFLDWIAGFSSEHRDRIVHHEAGHFLVAYLLGIPVTGYTLSAWEAWKQGQPGQGGVSFDDGELASQLEVGKITAQMLDRYCTVWMAGIAAETLVFNNAEGGGDDKNKLIGVLTMLGFSESVYQQKLRFHTLQAKTLLQENWSSYEALVNAMRQRTSVQDCHAELGVRS
- a CDS encoding protein-glutamate methylesterase/protein-glutamine glutaminase, translated to MPKIRVLIVDDAVVVRSRVSKILSSDPELEVVGVAANGRIALAKISHVNPDVIILDIEMPEMDGLQTLAAIRQIYPRLPVIMYSTFTHSGAIATLEALSLGASDYATKPSNLGSVEAATQHIRDDLIPKIKVFGTFFTPSKITHPVIFPVRSDIQQVKVVAIGVSTGGPNALAVLLKEFPADLSVPILIVQHMPPMFTKLLAKQLASKCQIPVDEAVSGQILKPGHAWLAPGDFHLIVQRDKTGVRLVTHQASPENSCRPSVDVLLRSVAQVYGAGAIAVILTGMGQDGLHGCQCIREAGGQVLAQDKATSVVWGMPSFVVNAGLANKILPLNQIADEIMHRIRLNQVPPSDL
- a CDS encoding Uma2 family endonuclease, with product MTQTTKTQKLLTFEEYLTYDDGTDTRYELVDGELVEMPPESQENSNLARFLFVELLKHFPFYLVAHKDTEIEVAGRRARCRLPDLMVHTEESYTALIGATRATLTRDMPPPALVIEIVSPGTANRVRDYRYKRTEYAAREILEYWIVDAQMQQITICQWVEGQYEDRVFTGAACMESVVIPDWALTVEQVFNSAN